Genomic window (Chloroflexota bacterium):
GGTCGTTGAGCTGATTATTTGAAAGAGCATTTTACCGTTTGCACGGGCAAAATCCAAATAGCAACATGATCTCATTTTGCATTCTATGATCGTTTGGGATAAAGTTGAGCGATCGGCGTCTCCTTCGCAGATTTCGTCCGGGAAAACTTCATCATCAATGACCCTCTTTCGCTTCGAAACCCCACCCAGCGCATCGATGAACCGGGTGCGAATCATGGATCTACCGGGATTGCCCCTGGATGACGCGGTTCGCGACCGGCGCGGTGATGAACTGATTTCCAACCGCGCATTGATGGCGCTGGCAGCCGAATACGCTGAGGCCCTGGGGCTGCGCCGTGATTCCCTGATCGGCAGGACGCCCCAACTTACCCAGAGCGATGTTTTTCTGCGGGATCAGGCCGCACGTATGGTACAAGAGGCGTTGTCCGGACCGGAAGGGGAGGCGCGGGCCGCGGCAGAGTCGATTGCCCGGCGACTGGGGCGTAATCTGGGATGGCTGCTGGTGGCTCTGCACCGGGGTGACAGATGCAATCGATCTGTCCGGCCTGATTGGCACGCCCGGGACTGGGAAAGGTGGAGCGCCGTACGCACCGTCTGGCTTGGCGGCGGTCTTTCCATCGGACAATTGGGTGACCTGATCGCTGAGGAGGCCCAAACCCTGTTGCGGGCGATGCATTGTGGCGTTATCACCGTGAAGCTGTCGCCATATCGGGATCTGGTTGCCCTGGTGGGCGCTGGCCGTACCGTCCCTGTCGCGTTGATGGATAGACAACGCACTGTTCTGTGCCTGGACTTCGGCCATACGCTGGTGAAACGAGCGGGTTTGATTTTCCGGGATGGTGTCATGGTCGGACTTGAGCCATTGGCGCCGCGCCTGGCCGACTGGCAGCAGATTCTGGGCCAGGCGGAGGCGTCTGAAGCGGTGGGCTTCAGGGTGCTGAACTTCGTAGCGCGTACCATCGCCGAGGCCCTCAGCGAGCTTCCTCAGACTGAACCGGCGGCCATCGTCAGCATTGCTGCCTACAGGCAACAGGGAAGATTGGTGGGCAATGGACCTTATGCAACCATTCATGCTGCGGGAGGCCAGGCGTCGGCGGAGACCATCATCGGCGATGCGGTTGGGCAGCGTACTGGTCATCATCCTACGGTGCGGGTCATTCACGATGGGACCGCAGCCTCGCTGGCTCATGCCGGGACGCCTGACAGCGCAATTCTGATGCTTGGCACGGCTCTGGGTGTCGGGTTCCCTTCCGGCGAGACTGGCGGGTTGTGCCCTGTCGCACCAGATCTGGTACCGGCACAGGCTTGATAACCGATGTTACGCAGTTTTGCCGCTGACCGCCGACCGCCTGTAACCGATCACGGATCGCGGTCCGCCGTCTGCCGTCCGCGGTCTTCTGAAAGCCGTCTGCCATACAGACTTTCCCATGCTGTGTGTTATAATCGAAACCGCAATGGAAATGGTGGCACAAATAGTCCCCGTAATTTCGCCTTCAAACGAAATGTTTGATCTGCAGGGTCAGTTTCATGGAACCAGGAGATAAATACATGGCAACGGACACAACGACAACGCGCGAAAAAGGAAAGGTTGCTCCCGGGCCTGAGGGAAATCAACTGCTTGGCGCACTTTTGAACTCCTCCAAAGAGGACGTGATCGCTTCCTACGTGGAGCTTTGGCGAGAGTATGGTGACGTGGTACGTCTGAACATGGGACCGCTTGCCGTCCAGCAGTTTGTGTTGCCCGAGCATGTCAGGCATATCATGGTGCGGAATGCGGCTAACTATCCCAAGGGCATGAGCCATGACAAGCTGCGCATTGCCCTGGGCAACGGCCTGTTGACCAGTGGTGGTCCCCTTTGGCAGCGGCAGCGGCGGCTTATGCAACCCACTTATACACCACGGGCCGTCACCAGGTTTGCCGATATCATGGTTGACGCGACCGAACAGATGATCAAACGCTGGCAGGTGCAGACCAAATCGGATGATACGCTGGTCGTCAATGCTGAGATGATGCGTCTGACCATGAGCGTGATCTCCCGGTCCATGTTCGACCTGGATATCAGCGAGGATTTCGCCGAAGCCGGAGAGGCGCTGGTAACCATCCTGGAGTTCGCGGCCGAGCGCTCCATGTCGTTTATTGATCCGCCGCTCTTCCTTCCGACACCCATGAACCGGCGATTTAAGCGCTCGATCGAGGCTCTGGATACCTTCCTCTACGCCATTATCGACGAACGGAGCGAGCAACCGCCCGGGGATGATCTGCTGAGCCTGTTGATGACCGCACGGGATGAGGAAACGGGGGAGGTGATGACGCGGGAACAGCTGCGAGATGAGGTTCTGATCACCTTCTTCGCCGGCCATGAGACCACGGCAACCCTGTTGACCTGGACCTGGTATCTGCTTTCCAAGTATCCCGCGGTAGACGAAAAGCTTCAGGATGAGTTGCACAGGGTGTTGGCCGGCCGGCACTCGACCGTCGAGGATATTCCCGAGCTGGCCTATACCCGCATGATCATCGACGAAGTGCTGCGCCTCTACTCGCCGGTGGCGATCATGGCGCGCGATCCGATCGAGGCCGACGTGATCGGAGGATATGAAGTGCCTGCAGGATCGCTGGTTTCGATAACGCCATTCATTACCCACCGCCACCCCGAGTTTTGGGATAATCCAGAAGCCTTTATGCCCGAACGATTTACACCTGAGGAGATCGAAAAGCGGCCTCGCTATGCCTACTATCCCTTCGGCGCGGGCCAACGCATTTGCCTCGGGCAACACTTCGCCCTCCTTGAGGGGGTTTTGGTCGTGGCCGAACTGGCCCAGCGTTATCAACTCCAGGTCGTGCCGGGACTACAACTCATGCCCGAGTTCATGGGGACATTGCGCCCTGACAAGGATCTGCTCATGACATTACATAAGAGGGAGCATTGATGAACGATCAAAGCAGTGGCGAATTGCGGGTCCTGGCCATTTTTGCCCATCCCGACGACCCTGAATTTTCCTGTGCCGGCAGTGCTGCCGCATGGGTTGAGCAGGGAGCCCATATCACCTACGTTATCGTTACCAATGGGGCAGCGGGCAGCAATGACCGGGACCAGGATATCGGCGAACTGGTGTACATCCGTCAGGCCGAGCAGCGGGCGGCCTGCGCGGTCCTGGGTGTGCAAGAGGTACATTTCCTGGGCTACGCCGACGGTACCCTGCAGGCAAGCCTGGAACTGCGGCGCGACCTGACCCGGATCATCCGGCAGGTGAAGCCTCAACGAGTGGTCGTGGGGGACCCAACGGTCTATTTCAGGGGCGACAGATACATCAACCACCCCGACCATCGCGCGGCCGGCGAGGCTGCTCTTTACGCTGTTTTTCCGAGTGCTGTGACCCGCCCGATTTTCCCGGAACTTCTGGCGGAGGGACATGAGCCGCACCAGGTCAATGAGATTTACATGACGAGCGACAGGGCCGCTATCAACACCTTTGTCGATATATCGGGTACCATCGAAAAAAAGATCGAGGCGTTGCGTTGCCACAAGAGTCAATTTGATGTGGGCGATGGGGAGTGGATTCGCAAGTGGGCTGTTGAGACGGGCGGGATTGTTGGATTCGACTACGCTGAGGCCTTCCGGGTGATGAAGCTGGTCGACGAGGAGAGCCAGTAGCAGTATGCCCGACCTGCCCACTGAGGCCGGCCAGTGCTCCACCGTTCAGATATTCGTCCATCAGGCGACACCTTGAAGGAAGAACTTCTGGAAAATGGTGTTTGATTCCCGATTGACACAGCCGTCAAGCGCCGTTATAATCTTCTCGATCATGAAGACACCGAGAATCAATAGCCTACAAACTTTGCGTTTGTTTGCGTCGTTAGGAGTAGTTCAATATCATCTCTGGGAGAACTATTTCGATGTCGCGATCGGTCATCCTGGAACCGATATTTTCCTGGTGCTGGTGGGCGTGGTGACGGCCTACACCCAGGCCAAACGGATTCCCGCCGGCAACTGGTGGGGATACATCAAATCCCGCTATCGGCGCCTCTATGTTACCTATATTCCCCTGTTTTTCATTGCGTTGATCTTCAAGTGGAGCGAAGCAGACCTGGGCTGGGCTGTGAGATCCTTTTTCTTCATTCCCATGGATCGGGCACCTGTCATCGGCCCCACCTGGATGCTGTCCATGTTCATGCTCTTCTATTTTGTGTTCAGCGTCTGTTTCCTGGTGAAGAGCGAGAAGGTTCTGTGGCTGCTCTTTTCAGCCTGGGCGATCCTGATCGCGATGTATAATCTTACGAACTGGCAGCCCCAATTCCCAGACTACTGGAACAATCTGTTGTTTGCCGAGCGGAATCTGGACTTCATATTGGGCTACGGTGTCGGGGTGATCTTGCGAAACGGTTGGTTGCGCACTGCCCAGGCCAGGACACTCATGTGGGCAGGATTCTTCGGCATTGTGGTGGGCACGGTATTGTTGAATCTCGGCTACGACGCCGAGGGACGGGCGTTCATCGTCGGTGTGCCCATTGCAGTATTCATTCTAGGAGTATCGTCCCTTGAACTGAAGGACGCGAAAAGTGGCATGGTACGCTTCCTGACGACTCCCTGGCTCGTTTGGCTGGGCGCCTCATCCTATGTACTGTATCTGAGCCACACCATGTTTTTTCAGGCCTGGAGCCAGGTACTGCCGGTGGCACCAATCTGGGCTCTCCCCATGACAGTTGGGGCAGTGACAGTAGGAGCACTGGGTTATGTTTTCTGGGAACGTCCAGTTCTGGCATACCTGACGAGCAGGAGAATTAAGGTGCCCGGCTTCTCCGTTGCAGATATCAGATTAAAATCAAAGAACGAAGGATGAGACATGAGGCTTCGGTAATCCAACCCTGTATTTAAGGTAAGGAGATTGTATTGCTATGACCGATGTTAGACATCTGACGATGGAAGAGCTGCAGACAGGATTGGATTTAATCCGCCGGTCGCCCAAGGACGACGGCGTGTTGGCCATGATTGTGCGCAGGCCACAGGTTGATGAGCGGGAAGTTCTGGAAGAAGGACGATTGGATCTGCAGGAAGGGCTTGTGGGGGACAACTGGAAAGCTCGTGGCAATGCGCAAACAGCGGATGGCTCGGCACACCCTGACTCACAACTCAATATCATGAATGCCCGCGCGATCGCGCTTCTGGCCCAGGAGAAGGAACGCTGGCCGCTGGCCGGGGATCAGCTTTTTCTCGATCTGGATTTGAGCACTGAAAACCTGCCGGCAGGAACGAAACTTGCCCTCGGGTCGTCTGTGATCGAAGTCACCGACCTGCCCCACACCGGCTGCAAGAAGTTTACACTTCGCTTTGGAGTGGACGCCACGAAATTCGTCAATTCTCCCGAGGGCAAACAACTCCATCTGCGGGGCATCAACGCCAGGGTTGTTCAGCCCGGCGTGATTCGGATTGGAGATGTCGCGCGAAAGATATGAGGGTGTTGCGAGATACGCCAGGCATTGGAATCCCGACACCCCACAAACATCAGGAGACAATCATGGCTCACCATCCGCTCGCGGGTCAGCCCGCGCCACCGGATATTCTTGTCAATATACCGCGGCTTGTATCTGCCTACTATACAGATCGGCCTGACCCCAGCGAAACTTCCCAACTGGTATCCTTCGGAACCTCGGGGCATCGCGGCACTTCCCGGAAAAACTCTTTCAACGAGGATCACATTCTGGCAGTCTGCCAGGCAATCAGCGAGTACCGGCAATCGATGGCCATCAATGGTCCCTTGTACCTGGGCATGGACACCCATGCCCTGTCGGAAGCTGCCCAGGCGACGGCTTTGGAAGTACTGGTGGCAAACGGCGTCCATGTGGTGATCCCGGAGGGCCTGGGATACACGCCCACACCAGTCATCTCCCATGCCATTCTGACCTGCAACCGGGGACAAAGGCAAGGCCTGGCCGATGGCGTGGTCATCACACCTTCCCACAATCCACCCAGCGATGGTGGTATCAAGTACAATCCACCGGAAGGGGGTCCTGCGGATGCGGCAACTACTCAGGCCATCCAGGACCGGGCCAACGAGATCATTCGTGGCGATCTGGCTGAGGTCAGGCGCATTTCTCTGCAAAAGGCCTTGAATGCCGACACAGTTCAGACCCACGACTTCGTAACGGCCTATGTGGCTGACCTGAAAAACGTTGTAGATATGTCAGTCATCGCCGAGGCTGGCCTCAAGGTAGGGGTCGATCCTCTGGGTGGGGCGTCGGTGGCCTATTGGGATCCCATTGCTGAGATGTACGGCATCGATCTGGAGGTAGTCAACCGGCGGGTCGATCCTGCCTTTTCGTTCATGACGGTGGATTGGGATGGCAAGATAAGGATGGATTGTTCCTCTCCTTTCGCCATGGCGAGCCTGATTGACCTGAAAGATCGTTTCGATGTTGCTTTTGGCAACGATCCCGACGTGGACCGCCACGGCGTCGTTGCACCCAGCGTTGGTCTGCTGAACCCCAACCACTTCCTGGCCGTGGCCATCTGGTATCTCTTCCAGAACAGGCCCGCCTGGCCCAGCGCTGCAGCTATCGGCAAAACCCTGGTGTCCAGTTCCATGATCGATCGCGTTGCGGCTCACCTGGGCCGACAGCTCTCCGAGGTGCCGGTGGGTTTCAAGTGGTTCGTCGACGGCCTGCTCGATGGCTCCTACGGATTCGGTGGCGAGGAAAGCGCTGGCGCCTCCTTCCTGCGGCAGGATGGCACAGTCTGGACCACCGACAAGGATGGCATCATCCTGGGCCTGTTGGCTGCTGAAATCACCGCCAGGACCGGCCGTGACCCGGGGGAACACTATCAGGCACTGGAGTCCCAGTTCGGT
Coding sequences:
- a CDS encoding MOSC domain-containing protein is translated as MTDVRHLTMEELQTGLDLIRRSPKDDGVLAMIVRRPQVDEREVLEEGRLDLQEGLVGDNWKARGNAQTADGSAHPDSQLNIMNARAIALLAQEKERWPLAGDQLFLDLDLSTENLPAGTKLALGSSVIEVTDLPHTGCKKFTLRFGVDATKFVNSPEGKQLHLRGINARVVQPGVIRIGDVARKI
- a CDS encoding cytochrome P450, which translates into the protein MATDTTTTREKGKVAPGPEGNQLLGALLNSSKEDVIASYVELWREYGDVVRLNMGPLAVQQFVLPEHVRHIMVRNAANYPKGMSHDKLRIALGNGLLTSGGPLWQRQRRLMQPTYTPRAVTRFADIMVDATEQMIKRWQVQTKSDDTLVVNAEMMRLTMSVISRSMFDLDISEDFAEAGEALVTILEFAAERSMSFIDPPLFLPTPMNRRFKRSIEALDTFLYAIIDERSEQPPGDDLLSLLMTARDEETGEVMTREQLRDEVLITFFAGHETTATLLTWTWYLLSKYPAVDEKLQDELHRVLAGRHSTVEDIPELAYTRMIIDEVLRLYSPVAIMARDPIEADVIGGYEVPAGSLVSITPFITHRHPEFWDNPEAFMPERFTPEEIEKRPRYAYYPFGAGQRICLGQHFALLEGVLVVAELAQRYQLQVVPGLQLMPEFMGTLRPDKDLLMTLHKREH
- a CDS encoding acyltransferase, translating into MKTPRINSLQTLRLFASLGVVQYHLWENYFDVAIGHPGTDIFLVLVGVVTAYTQAKRIPAGNWWGYIKSRYRRLYVTYIPLFFIALIFKWSEADLGWAVRSFFFIPMDRAPVIGPTWMLSMFMLFYFVFSVCFLVKSEKVLWLLFSAWAILIAMYNLTNWQPQFPDYWNNLLFAERNLDFILGYGVGVILRNGWLRTAQARTLMWAGFFGIVVGTVLLNLGYDAEGRAFIVGVPIAVFILGVSSLELKDAKSGMVRFLTTPWLVWLGASSYVLYLSHTMFFQAWSQVLPVAPIWALPMTVGAVTVGALGYVFWERPVLAYLTSRRIKVPGFSVADIRLKSKNEG
- the pgm gene encoding phosphoglucomutase (alpha-D-glucose-1,6-bisphosphate-dependent) — translated: MAHHPLAGQPAPPDILVNIPRLVSAYYTDRPDPSETSQLVSFGTSGHRGTSRKNSFNEDHILAVCQAISEYRQSMAINGPLYLGMDTHALSEAAQATALEVLVANGVHVVIPEGLGYTPTPVISHAILTCNRGQRQGLADGVVITPSHNPPSDGGIKYNPPEGGPADAATTQAIQDRANEIIRGDLAEVRRISLQKALNADTVQTHDFVTAYVADLKNVVDMSVIAEAGLKVGVDPLGGASVAYWDPIAEMYGIDLEVVNRRVDPAFSFMTVDWDGKIRMDCSSPFAMASLIDLKDRFDVAFGNDPDVDRHGVVAPSVGLLNPNHFLAVAIWYLFQNRPAWPSAAAIGKTLVSSSMIDRVAAHLGRQLSEVPVGFKWFVDGLLDGSYGFGGEESAGASFLRQDGTVWTTDKDGIILGLLAAEITARTGRDPGEHYQALESQFGAPVYQRMDAPATTEQKAVLKTLSPDRVEASELAGEPIVAKLTNAPGNNAPIGGLKVVTENGWFAARPSGTEAIYKIYAESFRGDSHLAQIQAEAQDIVGAAFQAAGL
- a CDS encoding PIG-L deacetylase family protein, whose product is MNDQSSGELRVLAIFAHPDDPEFSCAGSAAAWVEQGAHITYVIVTNGAAGSNDRDQDIGELVYIRQAEQRAACAVLGVQEVHFLGYADGTLQASLELRRDLTRIIRQVKPQRVVVGDPTVYFRGDRYINHPDHRAAGEAALYAVFPSAVTRPIFPELLAEGHEPHQVNEIYMTSDRAAINTFVDISGTIEKKIEALRCHKSQFDVGDGEWIRKWAVETGGIVGFDYAEAFRVMKLVDEESQ